One segment of Nocardia farcinica DNA contains the following:
- a CDS encoding flavin reductase family protein, which yields MRHYPAGVTVVTLDSPAGPVGFTATSFASLSLEPPLVSFNIAHTSSSLTAMLAADSVVIHFLGEHQRHIAQRFSRTAAERFADHSLWTTLETGEPVLHGTPIWVRAAVHQLIPIGDHTFVVGLVTRVHDDTDESPSAAPLLYYNGRYHRPTALDG from the coding sequence ATGCGGCACTACCCGGCCGGCGTCACCGTGGTCACGCTCGACTCACCGGCCGGACCGGTCGGCTTCACCGCGACGTCGTTCGCGTCGCTGTCGCTGGAGCCGCCGCTGGTCTCGTTCAACATCGCCCACACCTCGTCGAGCCTGACCGCGATGCTGGCCGCCGACTCGGTCGTCATCCACTTTCTCGGCGAACACCAGCGCCACATCGCGCAGCGCTTCTCCCGCACCGCGGCCGAGCGCTTCGCCGACCATTCGCTGTGGACCACGCTGGAGACCGGGGAGCCGGTGCTGCACGGCACTCCCATCTGGGTGCGCGCCGCGGTGCATCAGCTCATCCCGATCGGTGACCACACCTTCGTCGTCGGCCTGGTCACCCGCGTCCACGACGACACCGACGAGAGTCCGTCGGCGGCACCGCTGCTCTACTACAACGGCCGCTACCACCGGCCCACGGCACTGGACGGGTGA